The following are encoded together in the Tatumella ptyseos genome:
- the asnS gene encoding asparagine--tRNA ligase — translation MSIVPVVDVLDGRVAVESKVTVRGWVRTRRDSKAGISFIAIYDGSCFNPVQAVVNNSLSNYQDEVLHLTTGCSVEVTGTVVASPGQGQSFEIQATAVKVVGWVEDPDSYPMAAKRHSIEYLREVAHLRPRTNLIGAVARVRNTLAQAIHRFFNEQGYFWVSTPLITASDTEGAGELFRVSTLDMENLPRNDQGKVDYSQDFFGKEAFLTVSGQLNGETYASALSKIYTFGPTFRAENSNTSRHLAEFWMVEPEVAFAHLDDAAALAEAMLKYCFNAVLTERADDLAFFAERVDKEAISRLEKFVSSDFAQIDYTDAIDILLKSGQNFENPVEWGIDLSSEHERYLAEKHFAAPVVVKNYPKDIKAFYMRLNDDGKTVAAMDVLAPGIGEIIGGSEREERLEVLDQRLAEMGLNKEDYWWYRDLRRYGTVPHSGFGLGFERLVSYVTGVQNVRDVIAFPRTPRSANF, via the coding sequence ATGAGCATAGTGCCTGTCGTGGACGTGCTAGACGGTCGTGTAGCTGTAGAGTCAAAAGTTACAGTGCGTGGCTGGGTGCGTACCCGTAGAGATTCCAAAGCTGGTATTTCCTTTATCGCCATTTATGATGGCTCCTGCTTTAATCCTGTTCAGGCGGTTGTTAATAATTCGCTTAGTAATTATCAAGATGAAGTGTTACACCTCACGACTGGCTGCTCCGTTGAAGTCACTGGTACCGTTGTAGCGTCTCCTGGCCAAGGGCAATCTTTCGAAATTCAAGCGACAGCTGTCAAAGTTGTGGGTTGGGTTGAAGACCCAGATAGCTATCCAATGGCGGCAAAACGCCATAGTATTGAATACCTTCGTGAAGTGGCACACTTACGCCCTCGTACGAACTTGATCGGTGCAGTCGCACGCGTTCGTAACACCCTTGCACAAGCTATCCACCGCTTTTTTAACGAGCAAGGCTATTTTTGGGTCTCGACGCCATTGATCACTGCCTCGGATACCGAAGGAGCTGGTGAACTTTTCCGTGTCTCAACCCTCGATATGGAAAATCTACCTCGTAACGATCAGGGCAAAGTCGACTATAGCCAAGACTTCTTCGGTAAAGAAGCATTCCTTACCGTATCAGGTCAGCTAAATGGTGAGACTTATGCTAGCGCATTGTCCAAAATCTATACTTTTGGCCCAACATTTCGTGCAGAAAACTCCAACACTAGCCGTCACTTGGCGGAATTCTGGATGGTTGAGCCGGAAGTTGCCTTCGCTCACTTAGACGATGCCGCAGCGCTAGCCGAAGCAATGTTAAAATACTGCTTCAATGCGGTGTTAACTGAGCGTGCAGATGACCTCGCCTTCTTTGCAGAGCGTGTAGACAAAGAAGCAATCAGCCGTTTAGAGAAGTTCGTTAGCAGTGATTTCGCCCAAATTGATTACACCGATGCGATTGATATTCTGCTTAAATCAGGCCAAAACTTCGAGAACCCTGTTGAATGGGGAATCGACCTCTCATCTGAACACGAACGCTACCTCGCTGAGAAACACTTTGCTGCACCAGTTGTGGTAAAAAACTATCCAAAAGATATCAAAGCTTTTTACATGCGACTGAACGATGATGGTAAGACCGTCGCGGCAATGGATGTTCTTGCACCAGGTATTGGTGAAATCATTGGTGGTTCAGAGCGTGAAGAGCGGTTGGAGGTGTTAGACCAACGTTTAGCTGAAATGGGCTTAAATAAAGAAGATTACTGGTGGTACCGCGATTTACGTCGTTATGGCACGGTTCCGCACTCAGGATTTGGCCTAGGCTTCGAACGCCTCGTCTCCTATGTTACCGGGGTACAGAATGTGCGTGATGTCATCGCTTTCCCCCGTACACCTCGTAGTGCCAACTTCTAA